In the Pedobacter cryoconitis genome, CTATCTCATATAAAATTTTAAGGATGGTCAATTTCGCCTTTGCCGGATCTTTCAGGATTTTCATTGCCTTTTCAATCCTGTAGGCGTTTACAAAATCAAAGAAATGCTGATCCAGGTGATTGTTAATCAGAATAGATAAATCCTTTACAGGCATATTTACCTGACTGGCAAGATCCTGTATAGTCAGTGCAGGTTCAAGATACGGCTCTTTTTGAAACATATAATCCCTGATGCGTTGAAGCTCTTTTTGATCCTGAACGCTCAAAACACCTTTAATCGGCTGGCTGGCTAGATGAGCTTCCAGTACTAAATTTTCGCAGGCTGAATT is a window encoding:
- a CDS encoding helix-turn-helix domain-containing protein; translated protein: MSVQDQKELQRIRDYMFQKEPYLEPALTIQDLASQVNMPVKDLSILINNHLDQHFFDFVNAYRIEKAMKILKDPAKAKLTILKILYEIGFNSKSSFNTSFKKHTYLTPTEYRKKYAQ